The DNA window GTCGGTCGTCGATCCGCTCTCCCACGCCATCGTCGCCCTTTCCGCCAAGCCGGGAAGCGTCGCGCTGAAAGAAACCAGCCCGGTCACGGTGTTTGCCGATGCGCTCACGGCAGCGCTGACCAGGCGAGGCATGGGCATCCGCACCATCCTCGCCTCTGTCAGGCAATCCGTTTACGAAAGGACATTCGGTACGCAGTGGCCATGGGTGGCCTATGGCCGTTCGGCAGACACAAATTTTGTGCTGACGCCGGACCAGCCGGCCGCCGCTGCACCGGCGCCAACCGAGGCGCCGCCCGAGACAGCCGCGCCGCAGCCGGCACCGCCGCCGACGAGCGCGGACGGCAGCGGCTATGACAGCCCGCCGAGCGGCTACGATTTACCAAGCGGCGGCGACAACGGCAGTGAATACGGCTCCGGCGGTTCCGATGGCAGCAGCCAGGCGCCCTATCCGATGGATGTGGCGCCGGGGACCGGCAATCCCGACGCCTCGACGGGAAACGGCGCCGACGAGGCTGCCCGATACGAGGAATACAAGCGCCAGGAGCTGCAGCGTCAGCAGTATGAGGAGCAGGCTCGACAGCAATACGACGAGTCCGCCAAGGCCGCGGCCGCTGCGCAGAACAATCTCGGCGAGCCCTATCAGAGCGACGGCGAAGCTAGCGGCGCGGAGCCAGCCCCGCCTCCCGACGCGCCATCGACGATGGAGCCACCTGCCCCGCCGCGTGACACCGCGACATCCGAAGAACCTCCGGCGGCATTGCCGCCCGCCCCGGAGCCAGCGCCCGGCCCGCCGCCTGTCGTTGTGCCGCTTTCCCCTTTGCCCGACGTGGCGGCCGATGCGCCTTCAGCGCCGCCACTGGAGTCGCCTGCTGTCGCGATTTCTCCACCCGTCGACAACAATTCGGTCGAAATCGTGCGCCACCCGACCATCGATGCGCCGGATGAGATAGTTGCCGGTGACACGGTGACTGTTTCGATCGCCCTGACCGAAGAGCAATTGACGCCCGAAGTGAAGGTCAAGGCAGCGCCGGGTTCGTCGGTGACAGAAGATGGCGCCTTGGCCATGGCAATGCCGGCAGGGGCAGAGCAATGGCCCATCGACATCGATCTGTTCGCCTCCGGCTTCGATCTCGCCGATGGCGGCAAATGGAGCCGGCAGACCACGCTTTACCGCGAAGGCGACAGCGACTTCGTCCGCTTCGACCTCAAGGCGCGGCCCATTGCAAAGGACAGCAAGCCAGGCCAGCTCATCGCCCGCATCTACAGCGCCGGAAAATTCCTGGGATCGGCGTCGCGGCCCGTGACCATTCGCCGAACGGCGCCTGCAGAGGCGGCCGCGCCGAGCGCGACAGCCAATCGTGCTGCCGCGCCTGCCATGCTGATGCTCGCCTCCGCCCCGCCGCAGCCGGCGCTGACCGGCAGCGTCCAGCTTGGCAATGCCAGCCCCGACGATGTCCCCGATCTCGATGTCACCATCCTTTATGACGACCCGAGCGGACTGGGCGCCGGGCAAATCATCATCCATTCGCCGCATCTGGCCGGCCCGGTGACCGATACGTTCTCGACGCCACCGCAAATGGCGGCATGGCTGGACTCGCAATATCTGCGGCTGCTGCAGCTCGGCCTCAACCTGCGCGGCGCGGTGTCGCTGCAGCAGCCTGCCGCGAACAGCGACCCTGACGCGCAGAAGCGCTTTGTCACGCTGGCCGCCGAAGGCTTTGGCGACGCGCTCTACCGCGACTATGTGCCGGAGGCGTTCAAGGATGTGTTCTGGTCGCTGCGCGACAAGGGCGAACTGCATTCGATCCAGATCACTTCGAACAGCCCCGTTCTGCCCTGGGAGCTGATCCGCCCGCAAAGCGTGGATGGCGCAACCCGCGATGGTTTCCTCGGCATGAGCTACCGGCTTGCACGCTGGGCGCCGCGCAGCACCTCCTCGCAGCTCGACAATCCGCTCGATCGGATGGCTTTCACCGGCGTCGCGACTGTGGCTCCTTCCTATGTCGACAAGCAGTCGCTGCCGTTCCAGGAGGTCGAAATCCAAGCTCTGAGCAAGCTCTCCGGCTATCGCCGCTTCGATGGTGATTTCGTCTCCTTCGAAAGGCTGGTCGGCGAGATCTCGACCGGCTTCATCCATTTTTCCGGCCATGGCGAGGTCAACCAGCCGAGCAGCGGCAGGCCGGTCTTTGCCATCGATCTGGTCGATCAGTCGCTCGACCCCGACACCTGGCGCGCGCTGGTCATGGCCGCGCACGGCAAGGGCAATCCGTTCTATTTCTTCAATGCCTGCGACACGGGCAAGTCTCGGCTGCTCGGCGGTTTCGTGCAGGGCTGGGGTCCGGCGGTGCTGGCCGGAGGCGCGTCAGGGTTCATCGGCGGCATGTGGCCGTTGACCGACCGAGCGGCCGCCGCCTTCTCGAGCGATTTCTATGGTGGCATCAGTACGCGCCTCAAGAACGGACCGGTTTATCTGGCCGAGATGCTGCAAGTGGTGCGCAAGCGCTTCTATGAAACCGGCGACCCGACCTATCTTGCCTACACGTTCTACGGCAACGCCAACCTGCAGGTGGTGGCGCGGTGAACGACCGTTCTTTGCAGTCAGATACTCGGCCGCGTAGGCGCCGACGCCGCTGGTCATCAGGCCGATGATCCGTATGCCTTCGGGAGTTACAGGGCCCTTTGCGGGCATGGCGCTCCGGCGGCGTCACCACAGCGCGACGCCGTGGGCTGAGGCCGGAAGCTCGTCTCTTCGGACTGGCGCACCAGTTCGGCAAAGAGAAGCGCGAAGCTTCCCAGCATCAGGAAGACGATGATCAGGCGTGTTACCGGCAATATGTCGGCCTCTAATGGCTAGGCCCCACGCCACCCATCCACTGCCGGCTAACATGACCGATCCGGCTTTACGAGAGTTTAAGCCCGGTCTTAACCATCACATTCGCGTCGCCTTTGACATGATACGCGAACGGCAAGTCCGCATCTCGCCGCTCCGCGGTCGTCTTGCCATTCGGGATGGGCGTACCATCAGGGATGGCGTTGCCATCCGGAATGGCGGCTCCCTTTGCAGACGCACCCCGCCCATGCTACCCCGGCGCTGGCGCGGCCCAGCAACCGGCCGCCGCCAACCGGTCGTCATCGGGGAGCCATGAGCAAAGCCGCCAGCAGCATCGCCTTCGTCTCGTCCGACACCGCTGACGCCAAGACGGCGCTCGAAAGCCTGTCGGCGCGCTATGGCCAGTCCTCCGTCGAGGATGCCGGAATCGTCGTCGCGCTCGGCGGCGACGGCTTCCTGCTGCAGACCCTGCGCGACACGATGGGGACCGGCAAGAAGGTGTACGGCATGAACCGTGGCACCATCGGTTTCCTGATGAACGAATACCGGTCCGGTGGCCTCACCGAGCGTCTCGCGGCCGCCGTCGCCGAAACGATCCGCCCGCTGGAGATGCTGGCCGTCACCTCGGAAGGCGAAACGGTTTCGGCGCTGGCGATCAACGAGGTGGCGCTGTGGCGCCAATCCTATCAGACGGCCAAGATCCGCATCACCGTCGACGAGCAGGTCCGGCTCGAGGAACTGAGCTGCGACGGTGTGATGATCGCGACGCCTGCCGGGTCCACCGCCTACAATCTTTCGGCGCACGGGCCGATCCTGCCGCTCGATGCGCCACTGCTGGCGCTGACCCCGGTCAGCCCTTTTCGCCCACGCCGCTGGCGCGGCGCGCTGCTCTCCAACAAGGCGACCGTGCGCTTCGACATTCTCGAGCCGGAAAAGCGGCCGGTGAACGCCGCCGCCGACCATACCGAGGTCAAGGCGGTGACCTCGGTGACGGTCAGGGAATCACCAACGGCGACAGCAACGTTGCTGTTCGATCCCAATCATTCCTGGAACGAGCGCATTCTCGCCGAGCAGTTCCGCTATTGAGCCGGCGCAGTGACCAACACCTCGATTAAGCATCCCGATTAAGGTTACAACTTCACAATCGCGCCAATGCCGCCCGTTTCTGTTGACAAATCGCGGGCTTGCGCCTAATCGCAATACCAATCTTGCAGGCGCGTGGCGCTTGCCGCGACAGACGCCGTTGCGCTTCCCCGAACCAGCCAAAGACAACAACACTTGTCCTCAGACACCACGACCGCTCAAGAAGCGTTGACCTTCGCAGACCTCGGCCTGTCGCCGAAGGTCCTTTCCGCAGTCACCGACGCCGGCTACACCCAGCCGACGCCGATCCAGGCTGGTGCGATCCCGCACGCCTTGCTCGGCAAGGATATTCTGGGCATCGCCCAGACGGGCACCGGCAAGACGGCTTCCTTCGTGCTGCCGATGCTGACCCGCCTCGAAAACGGCCGGGCCCGCGCCCGTATGCCGCGCACGCTGATCCTGGAGCCGACGCGCGAGCTCGCCGCACAGGTCGAAGAGAATTTCATCCGATACGGCAAGAACCACAAGCTCAACATCGCGCTTTTGATCGGCGGTGTCTCCTTCGACGAACAGAACAAGAAGCTGGAGCGCGGCGTCGACGTGCTGATCGCGACGCCCGGCCGCCTGCTCGACCACCGTGAACGCGGCAAGCTGTTGCTCAACGGCGTCGAGATCCTCGTCATCGACGAAGCGGACCGCATGCTCGATATGGGCTTCATTCCCGACATCGAGCGCATCTGCGAGATGATCCCGTTCACCAGGCAGACGCTGTTCTTCTCGGCGACGATGCCGCCGGAGATCACCAAGCTCACCGAAAAGTTCCTGCATGCGCCGGTGCGCGTCGAGGTCTCGAAGGCCGCGTCCGCCGCGACCAACATCATCCAGCGCCTGGTCAAGTCCGGTTCCAAGCCATGGGACAAGCGCGAGACGCTGCGCAACCTGATCAAGGCCGAAGACGCAGAGCTGAAGAACGCCATCATCTTCTGCAACCGCAAGGTCGAAGTGTCGGAGCTGTTCCGGTCGCTGCTGAAGTATGATTTCGACGCCGGTGCGTTGCATGGCGACATGGACCAGCGCGCGCGCATGCAGATGCTGGCCAATTTCCGCGACGGCAAGCTGCGTTACCTCGTCGCTTCCGACGTCGCCGCGCGCGGCCTCGACATCCCCGATGTCAGCCACGTCTTCAACTACGACGTGCCGATCCATGCCGAGGACTATGTCCACCGCATCGGCCGTACCGGCCGCGCCGGGCGCTCTGGAAAATCCTTCACCATCGCGACCAAGTCGGACACCAAGTATATCGATGCCATCGAGCGGCTGATCGGCAACAAGATCGAATGGCATGACGGTGACCTGTCGACAGTGGTTGCCAGCGAAGGCGGCGAGGACGATGCTCCGCGCCGTGGCAAGGGCGCGCCGCGCCGTGCCGGCCGCAAGGACGATGATCGCAAGGACAGGGGCGAGCGCAAACCGCGCGGCGAACGCCACGCGAAGCCAAGCGAAGATGCGGCACCGGCAACGGTACGCGCGGAGCAGCCTGAAGTGGCCGAGACCGCGGTCGCCGATATCGGCGAACGGCGCTCGCGCAAGGAAGCGATCCGTTCGGAAAACACCGAGCGCAAATCATCCGATCGCAACGAGCAGCGCGCACCGGAGCGCGGCGACACCAGGCCGCAGCGCGACAGCAACCGCCCTGCCCGCCAACGCCACCAGGAAGATAACGATTCCACCGTCGGCTTCGGCGATGACATGCCGGCC is part of the Mesorhizobium loti genome and encodes:
- a CDS encoding CHAT domain-containing protein; this encodes MRLFLAAALLMTMALFSAARGEERIALVVANPAYEGASAIANAELSAELVATCLRSLGFTVRQVSDGDRADVAHAMYDFAKSLSAADSVGVFYYVGHTAQANDRNYLLTRGARTDSKEAVDQTALPLDLFMQALEATPTLKLVLLDNPGDGNNPTPGVMQGLSVVDPLSHAIVALSAKPGSVALKETSPVTVFADALTAALTRRGMGIRTILASVRQSVYERTFGTQWPWVAYGRSADTNFVLTPDQPAAAAPAPTEAPPETAAPQPAPPPTSADGSGYDSPPSGYDLPSGGDNGSEYGSGGSDGSSQAPYPMDVAPGTGNPDASTGNGADEAARYEEYKRQELQRQQYEEQARQQYDESAKAAAAAQNNLGEPYQSDGEASGAEPAPPPDAPSTMEPPAPPRDTATSEEPPAALPPAPEPAPGPPPVVVPLSPLPDVAADAPSAPPLESPAVAISPPVDNNSVEIVRHPTIDAPDEIVAGDTVTVSIALTEEQLTPEVKVKAAPGSSVTEDGALAMAMPAGAEQWPIDIDLFASGFDLADGGKWSRQTTLYREGDSDFVRFDLKARPIAKDSKPGQLIARIYSAGKFLGSASRPVTIRRTAPAEAAAPSATANRAAAPAMLMLASAPPQPALTGSVQLGNASPDDVPDLDVTILYDDPSGLGAGQIIIHSPHLAGPVTDTFSTPPQMAAWLDSQYLRLLQLGLNLRGAVSLQQPAANSDPDAQKRFVTLAAEGFGDALYRDYVPEAFKDVFWSLRDKGELHSIQITSNSPVLPWELIRPQSVDGATRDGFLGMSYRLARWAPRSTSSQLDNPLDRMAFTGVATVAPSYVDKQSLPFQEVEIQALSKLSGYRRFDGDFVSFERLVGEISTGFIHFSGHGEVNQPSSGRPVFAIDLVDQSLDPDTWRALVMAAHGKGNPFYFFNACDTGKSRLLGGFVQGWGPAVLAGGASGFIGGMWPLTDRAAAAFSSDFYGGISTRLKNGPVYLAEMLQVVRKRFYETGDPTYLAYTFYGNANLQVVAR
- a CDS encoding NAD kinase: MSKAASSIAFVSSDTADAKTALESLSARYGQSSVEDAGIVVALGGDGFLLQTLRDTMGTGKKVYGMNRGTIGFLMNEYRSGGLTERLAAAVAETIRPLEMLAVTSEGETVSALAINEVALWRQSYQTAKIRITVDEQVRLEELSCDGVMIATPAGSTAYNLSAHGPILPLDAPLLALTPVSPFRPRRWRGALLSNKATVRFDILEPEKRPVNAAADHTEVKAVTSVTVRESPTATATLLFDPNHSWNERILAEQFRY
- a CDS encoding DEAD/DEAH box helicase is translated as MSSDTTTAQEALTFADLGLSPKVLSAVTDAGYTQPTPIQAGAIPHALLGKDILGIAQTGTGKTASFVLPMLTRLENGRARARMPRTLILEPTRELAAQVEENFIRYGKNHKLNIALLIGGVSFDEQNKKLERGVDVLIATPGRLLDHRERGKLLLNGVEILVIDEADRMLDMGFIPDIERICEMIPFTRQTLFFSATMPPEITKLTEKFLHAPVRVEVSKAASAATNIIQRLVKSGSKPWDKRETLRNLIKAEDAELKNAIIFCNRKVEVSELFRSLLKYDFDAGALHGDMDQRARMQMLANFRDGKLRYLVASDVAARGLDIPDVSHVFNYDVPIHAEDYVHRIGRTGRAGRSGKSFTIATKSDTKYIDAIERLIGNKIEWHDGDLSTVVASEGGEDDAPRRGKGAPRRAGRKDDDRKDRGERKPRGERHAKPSEDAAPATVRAEQPEVAETAVADIGERRSRKEAIRSENTERKSSDRNEQRAPERGDTRPQRDSNRPARQRHQEDNDSTVGFGDDMPAFMRIVAKV